The following coding sequences are from one Ignavibacteria bacterium window:
- a CDS encoding site-specific DNA-methyltransferase has product MKSNLLTLLPETFSKEKENGDNGVYNPLNKLNNLTGKEWIKFTKSWFIHRPIARKENEILHPAKYPESLVKEFIEFFTKKGEWVLDPFLGTGSTLVAAKSCGRNGIGIELLEKYFRIAKKRAQYNEEELGFVNEVSEIVLKGNSLKLKELFKEHHLEKTKIKYCITSPPYWNQLKRNSIRQKNRKVQGLDTQYSEVSNKEDLGNIDEYDEFVKWQAKVFDAVYDVLENGGYLTVITNNVFADGRVYPLAYDTAISLTKRGKKSWIMKDEKIWCQDDKALLPLGVNSAWVGNRHINIV; this is encoded by the coding sequence GTGAAATCTAATTTGTTGACTTTACTTCCTGAAACATTTTCTAAAGAAAAAGAAAATGGAGATAATGGTGTGTACAATCCACTCAACAAATTGAATAATCTAACAGGAAAAGAATGGATTAAATTCACAAAGAGTTGGTTTATTCATCGCCCGATAGCGAGAAAAGAAAATGAAATTTTACATCCAGCAAAATATCCCGAATCGCTCGTAAAAGAATTCATCGAGTTTTTTACGAAGAAAGGTGAATGGGTTTTAGATCCTTTTCTTGGAACTGGCTCTACATTAGTTGCGGCAAAATCGTGTGGCAGAAACGGAATAGGAATTGAACTTCTCGAAAAATATTTTCGCATTGCAAAAAAACGAGCGCAATACAATGAAGAAGAACTTGGATTCGTCAATGAGGTTTCTGAAATTGTTTTGAAAGGAAATTCTTTAAAACTCAAAGAACTTTTCAAAGAACATCATTTAGAAAAAACTAAAATAAAATATTGCATTACTTCTCCTCCCTATTGGAATCAACTCAAACGAAATTCTATTCGACAAAAAAATAGAAAAGTTCAAGGATTAGATACGCAGTATAGCGAAGTTTCTAATAAAGAAGATTTAGGCAATATTGATGAATACGATGAATTTGTAAAATGGCAAGCAAAAGTTTTTGATGCAGTGTATGACGTTTTAGAAAATGGTGGTTATCTTACAGTAATTACGAACAATGTTTTTGCCGATGGTCGAGTTTATCCTCTTGCATACGATACAGCAATAAGTTTAACGAAACGTGGGAAAAAAAGTTGGATAATGAAAGACGAAAAGATTTGGTGTCAAGACGATAAAGCATTGTTGCCGCTTGGTGTCAATAGTGCTTGGGTTGGAAATCGCCACATCAATATTGTTTGA
- the dnaX gene encoding DNA polymerase III subunit gamma/tau, which translates to MSYLVTARKWRPNTFEDVVGQEHVTKTLQNAIAQNRIAHAYIFSGPRGCGKTTSARLLAKAINCESRKGFNPCNKCSQCLEITEGRSVDVFEIDGASNRGIDEIRDLRETVRYNPTRAKYKVYIIDEVHMLTPQAFNALLKTLEEPPPYLLFIFATTEIQKVPATILSRCQRFDFRRNSIEEITLRLQFIASEEKISIDDEALLIIAKKSDGSMRDSQSIFDQLIALCGKEIAGEQVRHSLNIVDQELYFKITDCIIAKDISSGLKLVEEIVEFGYDFREMMRGLIEHFRNLLVVATTHSTKLLEMTEEYKKRYETLAAEFSEGDILRYLKLAIELENDLRFSPVPRFRIELGLAQMIKMEKAISLEQLLSQLEELKKSNSTSVTKEPSNKYSTISSSSLFEKRETRYASPSLVMEPPMKLAVAKEPSVGIPGTKPTSALRTEISLAESNLRQTLKPISLSEISSQWQNIVSEVQKERRWIGTVLSESKVVQCDNGLVTLGCTNKAFVSSLKQNQDVVSATLEKIYGMKFRLETIMMEGEKGELETVSSPQETEHPFIETLKRELGAVEVI; encoded by the coding sequence ATGTCCTATCTCGTAACAGCACGAAAATGGCGACCGAACACATTTGAAGATGTGGTCGGTCAAGAGCACGTAACCAAAACGTTACAAAATGCAATCGCGCAAAACCGCATTGCACACGCGTATATATTCTCCGGTCCGCGCGGATGTGGAAAAACAACTTCGGCGCGACTTCTTGCAAAAGCAATTAATTGCGAAAGCAGAAAAGGATTTAATCCGTGCAACAAATGCTCGCAATGTTTGGAAATCACGGAAGGTCGCAGCGTTGATGTGTTTGAAATTGACGGAGCATCGAATCGAGGCATTGATGAAATACGCGACTTGCGGGAAACAGTTCGCTACAATCCCACGCGCGCGAAATATAAAGTGTATATCATTGACGAAGTGCATATGCTCACTCCACAAGCATTCAATGCGCTGTTGAAAACGCTTGAAGAACCTCCTCCCTATTTACTTTTTATTTTTGCGACAACGGAAATTCAGAAAGTTCCTGCAACAATTCTTTCGCGTTGTCAGCGATTTGATTTCCGGAGAAACTCGATTGAAGAAATAACTTTGCGATTACAATTTATTGCGAGCGAAGAAAAAATTTCTATTGACGATGAAGCGCTACTGATTATTGCGAAGAAAAGCGATGGCTCGATGCGTGATTCACAAAGTATTTTTGACCAACTTATTGCTTTGTGTGGAAAAGAAATTGCAGGAGAGCAAGTTCGTCACTCGTTGAATATTGTTGACCAGGAATTGTATTTCAAAATCACGGATTGTATCATTGCAAAAGATATTTCTTCTGGATTGAAACTTGTGGAAGAAATTGTTGAATTCGGTTACGATTTTCGTGAAATGATGCGTGGATTGATTGAGCATTTCCGAAATTTGCTCGTCGTTGCAACGACACATTCGACAAAACTTTTGGAAATGACAGAAGAATATAAGAAGCGTTATGAAACACTCGCGGCTGAATTTTCCGAAGGAGATATTCTGCGCTATTTGAAACTTGCAATCGAGTTGGAAAATGATTTGCGCTTTTCTCCCGTTCCTCGTTTTCGTATTGAGTTGGGATTAGCGCAAATGATAAAAATGGAGAAAGCAATTTCGCTCGAACAGTTACTTTCACAACTTGAAGAATTGAAAAAATCAAATTCAACTTCTGTTACAAAAGAACCTTCCAACAAATATTCTACGATTTCTTCGTCTTCATTATTTGAAAAACGCGAAACGCGATACGCTTCTCCTTCACTTGTTATGGAACCACCTATGAAACTCGCAGTTGCGAAAGAACCATCGGTTGGAATTCCGGGAACAAAACCAACATCCGCATTGCGAACGGAAATTTCACTCGCAGAGTCGAATCTGAGACAAACATTGAAACCGATTTCCCTTTCCGAAATTTCCAGTCAATGGCAGAATATTGTAAGCGAAGTGCAAAAAGAACGCCGATGGATTGGAACTGTTCTCTCCGAATCGAAAGTAGTACAATGCGATAACGGTTTGGTAACGCTCGGCTGCACAAATAAAGCATTTGTTTCTTCGCTGAAGCAAAATCAAGATGTTGTAAGTGCAACGTTGGAAAAAATTTATGGAATGAAATTTCGGTTGGAAACAATAATGATGGAAGGCGAAAAAGGAGAACTCGAAACAGTTTCATCACCGCAAGAAACCGAACATCCGTTTATTGAAACATTGAAACGGGAACTTGGCGCGGTAGAAGTAATTTAA
- a CDS encoding PorV/PorQ family protein codes for MKSIYTSILLLFSAMPVFSQTTIGKYGGEFLSLGVGSRSFAMGGASVALVNDVTAGYWNPSALTSLRNTQLALMHEERFGNILNYDYVSVGLPFENNSALGISAIRLAADNNFDTRGALIDVNTGQTITNINNPNARIDVSKVKTFSVADVAIFFSYAKQQFDNLSLGANVKLIRRDNAEFNAFGIGFDVSAQYSVNENFLLGANFQDVTTTFLSWNTGRNELISPTLKIGGAYLFDVIGGQFAPAVDFDVRFENRQYASNFHLGGMSFDVHTGVEYLYKKLLAFRAGYSEIGQLTYGGGIHLGKMLIDYSFMQFSATNQFNTHRISLLFSFESQSNILKTQ; via the coding sequence ATGAAATCTATTTACACATCAATACTGTTGCTATTCTCAGCAATGCCTGTATTTTCTCAAACAACAATCGGAAAATATGGCGGAGAATTTCTTTCTCTTGGCGTTGGAAGTCGTTCGTTTGCAATGGGCGGCGCATCGGTTGCGTTAGTGAACGATGTTACAGCGGGTTATTGGAATCCTTCCGCGCTTACTTCATTACGCAACACACAACTCGCTTTGATGCACGAAGAACGTTTCGGAAATATCCTAAACTACGATTATGTAAGCGTAGGATTACCGTTCGAAAATAATTCCGCATTGGGAATCAGCGCAATTCGTCTCGCTGCAGATAATAATTTCGATACACGAGGCGCATTGATTGATGTGAACACGGGGCAAACAATTACTAACATTAACAATCCGAACGCGCGCATTGACGTATCAAAAGTAAAAACATTTTCTGTAGCCGATGTTGCAATTTTTTTCAGTTACGCGAAACAGCAGTTCGATAATCTTTCGCTTGGCGCAAATGTGAAATTGATTCGCAGAGATAATGCTGAGTTTAATGCATTCGGGATTGGTTTTGATGTTTCAGCACAATATTCGGTGAATGAAAATTTTCTTCTCGGCGCAAATTTTCAGGATGTAACGACAACGTTTCTCTCGTGGAACACCGGGAGAAACGAACTCATCTCTCCTACTTTAAAAATCGGCGGCGCGTATTTGTTCGATGTAATCGGAGGACAATTTGCTCCCGCGGTTGATTTCGATGTTCGATTTGAAAACAGACAATACGCTTCCAATTTTCATCTTGGCGGAATGAGTTTTGATGTGCATACCGGAGTGGAATATCTGTACAAAAAACTGCTTGCCTTTCGAGCGGGATATTCGGAAATCGGGCAACTAACGTACGGCGGCGGAATTCATCTCGGAAAAATGTTGATTGATTATTCCTTTATGCAATTCAGCGCTACGAATCAATTCAATACTCACAGAATTTCACTTCTCTTTTCCTTTGAATCGCAATCGAATATTTTGAAAACTCAGTGA
- the dusB gene encoding tRNA dihydrouridine synthase DusB, translating into MMNIGTIAIDNAVLLAPMEDVTDYPFRNICKRFGADIVYTEFVNAEGLVRNSEKTKRKMYFSEEERPFGIQIYGANNSSMESAAKMVEELQPDLLDVNCGCWVKNVAGQGAGSGLLRDLPKMREIVSTVVKSVALPVTVKTRLGWDAQTIQIVEVAKMVEDCGASALTIHCRTRSQGHRGEADYSLIPKVKEAVKIPIIVNGDITSPQKAKFVFDVTGCDGVMLARAAIGNPWIFREIKYFLNTGKEPMHSMVEEKIEVMFEHLRSSVEYKGERKAVIEFRKYYSGYLHSFPGASALRMELMKCLEFKEVIETVEKWRGKSQE; encoded by the coding sequence ATAATGAACATCGGAACGATTGCAATTGATAATGCAGTGTTGCTTGCGCCGATGGAAGATGTTACGGATTATCCGTTTCGGAACATTTGCAAACGATTTGGCGCCGATATTGTGTACACAGAATTTGTCAACGCAGAAGGACTTGTTCGAAATTCTGAAAAGACAAAACGGAAGATGTATTTCAGTGAAGAAGAACGTCCGTTTGGAATACAAATTTACGGAGCAAATAATTCTTCGATGGAATCGGCGGCAAAAATGGTGGAAGAACTGCAACCGGATTTACTCGATGTTAACTGTGGTTGCTGGGTAAAGAATGTTGCGGGACAGGGAGCAGGTTCCGGACTCTTGCGCGATTTGCCGAAGATGCGTGAAATTGTTTCCACGGTTGTCAAATCCGTTGCACTTCCGGTTACGGTAAAAACGCGATTAGGATGGGATGCACAGACAATTCAAATTGTTGAAGTAGCGAAAATGGTTGAAGATTGCGGCGCTTCTGCTTTAACTATTCATTGTCGCACACGTTCGCAGGGACATAGGGGAGAAGCGGATTATTCACTGATTCCAAAAGTAAAAGAAGCAGTGAAAATTCCGATAATTGTGAACGGCGATATTACTTCGCCGCAAAAAGCAAAATTTGTTTTCGATGTGACGGGATGCGATGGAGTAATGCTTGCGCGTGCGGCAATAGGAAATCCGTGGATATTTCGCGAGATAAAATATTTTTTGAACACAGGAAAAGAACCAATGCACAGTATGGTGGAAGAAAAAATTGAAGTTATGTTTGAACATTTACGTTCATCCGTTGAGTACAAAGGAGAACGAAAAGCAGTCATAGAGTTTCGTAAATACTACAGCGGTTATTTACACAGTTTTCCCGGAGCATCTGCATTGCGTATGGAATTGATGAAGTGTTTGGAATTCAAAGAGGTAATAGAAACGGTGGAGAAATGGAGGGGGAAAAGTCAAGAATAA
- a CDS encoding VWA domain-containing protein: protein MQFLNPLMLFGLAAAAIPVILHLLNLRKLKTIEFSTLAFLKELQTTKIRRIKLRQFLLLIVRTLLIVAIVLAFSRPAMKGTIAGTVGTRARTTIVMILDNSMSMRLRNEHGALLKQGKELALRVADMMNEGDELFLIRTSQLPLPVTETPMHDVVAIKTMIRETQESQSSFAFHDALILAKRLLQESQNSNKEMYVFSDFQYSSWRNKNDTTDVFTLENTRVFVAKFSAQQQNIALDTVAVQTSIIEHNNPVNISITTRNYGEHKMNDYALSIFLEGKRVAQKNISIDAWSRKTEIFSVLPNSYGWIKGYAEIESDALDDDNKRYFSFYVPESISIAFVSESERDIHFPLLAMNASDDSLHSFFHTQTMIHSELSRIQMNMHNVIVVSNVASLSKSEGEQLMQFLQRGGGVIFFPGEKMDITSFNINFFKPMNVPQIQGILRPSENGQRISFVENIDYGHPLFSGVFENESEMKTQPNRKIELPIIYTMVQRIAGKEGTSVMAAHSSFSLLSEYTIGEGKLLVYAIAPTFAWSDFPRRGIFVPLMYRSVLYCARGTGRSYAFLVGEQPTINVPYSALKGTKQLVLRNEVYQDEKLKSAQAERTAGTVFTASQKEQAGNYTLVANEKTIGILSVNIDARESDIRVIADGEMERLYASIGIRSDDVFQLNDVERIESSIMQSRYGVELWKFFVVCALVFALLEMVVGRTRKNEMNNA from the coding sequence ATGCAATTTCTTAATCCACTGATGTTGTTCGGACTTGCGGCGGCGGCAATTCCCGTAATTCTTCATCTCTTGAATCTTCGCAAACTGAAAACCATAGAATTTTCCACACTTGCATTTCTCAAAGAATTGCAAACTACGAAAATTCGGCGTATCAAACTTCGCCAATTTCTGCTGCTTATCGTGCGAACGTTGCTTATCGTTGCAATTGTGTTGGCGTTTTCTCGTCCTGCAATGAAAGGAACAATAGCCGGAACGGTGGGAACTCGCGCTCGTACAACAATCGTGATGATTCTCGATAACAGTATGAGTATGCGACTCCGGAACGAACACGGCGCATTGTTGAAACAAGGAAAAGAACTTGCTCTTCGTGTTGCAGATATGATGAACGAAGGCGATGAATTGTTTCTGATTCGTACGTCTCAACTTCCTTTGCCCGTTACCGAAACGCCAATGCATGATGTTGTCGCAATTAAAACAATGATACGCGAAACGCAAGAAAGTCAATCATCTTTTGCGTTTCACGATGCGTTGATTCTTGCAAAGCGCTTACTGCAGGAATCGCAGAACTCGAACAAAGAAATGTACGTGTTTAGCGATTTTCAATACTCAAGTTGGAGAAATAAAAACGATACAACAGATGTTTTTACATTGGAAAACACGCGTGTGTTTGTCGCAAAATTTTCAGCGCAGCAACAGAACATTGCGCTTGATACCGTAGCGGTGCAGACATCAATTATCGAACACAATAATCCGGTAAATATTTCCATAACGACAAGAAATTACGGTGAACATAAAATGAATGATTATGCGCTCAGTATTTTTCTTGAAGGAAAACGCGTTGCACAAAAAAATATCAGTATTGATGCTTGGAGCAGGAAAACCGAAATATTTTCCGTGTTGCCGAATTCGTACGGATGGATAAAGGGCTACGCAGAAATCGAATCGGATGCGTTGGACGATGATAACAAACGATATTTTTCATTTTACGTTCCTGAAAGTATTTCCATTGCGTTTGTGTCCGAAAGCGAACGCGATATTCATTTTCCTTTACTTGCGATGAATGCAAGCGATGATTCGTTGCATTCTTTTTTTCATACGCAAACGATGATTCATTCTGAACTTTCAAGAATACAAATGAATATGCATAATGTTATCGTTGTATCGAACGTCGCTTCACTTTCAAAATCGGAAGGAGAACAGTTAATGCAATTTTTGCAACGCGGCGGCGGTGTAATATTTTTCCCGGGAGAAAAAATGGATATAACGTCATTCAATATCAATTTCTTCAAACCAATGAACGTGCCGCAGATTCAGGGAATACTTCGTCCTTCGGAAAACGGGCAACGCATTTCTTTCGTTGAAAATATTGATTACGGGCATCCGTTGTTTTCCGGAGTATTTGAAAATGAAAGTGAAATGAAAACACAACCGAACAGAAAAATTGAATTGCCGATAATTTATACAATGGTGCAGCGCATTGCGGGAAAAGAAGGAACATCGGTAATGGCGGCGCATTCAAGTTTTTCGTTGTTGAGTGAGTACACTATTGGTGAAGGAAAATTACTTGTGTATGCAATTGCACCAACGTTTGCATGGAGCGATTTTCCACGCAGAGGAATTTTTGTTCCGTTGATGTATCGTTCCGTACTGTATTGCGCTCGCGGAACTGGGCGTTCGTATGCGTTTCTTGTTGGAGAACAACCGACAATCAACGTTCCGTACAGCGCATTGAAAGGAACAAAACAACTTGTGCTTCGCAATGAAGTTTATCAAGATGAAAAACTCAAGAGCGCGCAAGCAGAAAGAACTGCTGGAACTGTTTTTACTGCTTCGCAAAAAGAACAAGCGGGGAATTATACTCTTGTTGCAAATGAAAAAACTATTGGAATACTATCGGTAAATATTGATGCGCGTGAATCAGATATACGGGTAATTGCTGATGGCGAAATGGAACGATTGTATGCTTCAATCGGTATTCGCTCCGATGATGTATTTCAACTGAATGATGTTGAGCGAATTGAATCGTCTATTATGCAATCGCGGTACGGTGTGGAGTTGTGGAAATTTTTTGTTGTATGCGCTCTTGTGTTTGCATTGTTGGAAATGGTTGTGGGAAGAACAAGAAAAAATGAAATGAATAATGCATAA